From a single Micromonospora sp. WMMD1102 genomic region:
- a CDS encoding peptidoglycan DD-metalloendopeptidase family protein has translation MTAKLLGQVAATAVAHADAAGTRVTVTRRSGDWAFGTAVALTSHEEDVHPTGAIFLARAEAGTWRVQFDGEAGFAELAAGSPVVNSQEKKVFATAPSTRATGGDYRTGMALPFAVGQTWTLTSGPHGWGGYETPYSSVDLAGGDQVVRAARAGTAYTMCTGWIRVIHDRGYSTDYYHLWSSISVNGAAVSQGTFLGNTGTDVTCGGAASGRHVHFGLRQNSAYVGIAAHGIGKWEFVNGAGAYQGGARHGSAWVGAGGGLYNYGALGLNQAVVDANGGGTLTKRSGPGTGYSVLGSVGDGTTVTVSCSANGTSHTGRYGTTALWNRLSDGAWVSDAFLWTGMGGPINGWC, from the coding sequence GTGACGGCGAAGCTACTCGGGCAGGTCGCCGCCACTGCCGTAGCGCACGCCGACGCCGCCGGGACCCGGGTCACCGTCACCCGCCGCAGCGGCGACTGGGCCTTCGGCACCGCCGTGGCGCTTACCTCGCACGAGGAGGACGTCCATCCGACCGGCGCGATCTTCCTCGCCCGCGCCGAGGCCGGGACGTGGCGGGTCCAGTTCGACGGTGAAGCCGGGTTCGCCGAGCTGGCCGCCGGGTCGCCCGTGGTGAACAGCCAGGAGAAGAAGGTCTTCGCGACCGCTCCGAGCACCAGGGCCACGGGTGGCGACTACCGGACCGGGATGGCCCTACCGTTCGCCGTCGGCCAGACGTGGACGCTGACCAGTGGCCCGCACGGCTGGGGCGGCTACGAGACGCCGTACAGCTCCGTCGACCTGGCCGGCGGTGACCAGGTGGTCCGGGCGGCGCGGGCCGGCACGGCGTACACCATGTGCACGGGATGGATCCGGGTGATCCACGACCGGGGTTACTCCACCGACTACTACCACCTGTGGAGCAGCATCTCGGTCAACGGTGCCGCGGTCAGTCAGGGCACCTTCCTCGGCAACACCGGCACCGACGTGACCTGCGGCGGGGCGGCGTCCGGCCGGCACGTCCACTTCGGGTTGCGGCAGAACAGCGCGTACGTGGGAATCGCCGCGCACGGCATCGGCAAGTGGGAGTTCGTCAACGGCGCCGGGGCGTACCAGGGCGGCGCGCGACACGGGTCGGCCTGGGTCGGTGCCGGCGGCGGCCTCTACAACTACGGTGCGCTGGGCCTCAACCAGGCGGTGGTCGACGCCAACGGCGGGGGCACGCTGACCAAGCGGTCCGGGCCCGGCACCGGCTACTCCGTGCTCGGATCAGTCGGGGACGGCACCACGGTCACCGTCTCGTGCTCCGCCAACGGCACCTCGCACACCGGCCGCTACGGCACCACCGCGCTGTGGAACCGACTGAGCGACGGCGCCTGGGTCTCCGACGCCTTCCTCTGGACCGGGATGGGCGGCCCGATCAACGGCTGGTGCTGA